Part of the Lucilia cuprina isolate Lc7/37 chromosome 5, ASM2204524v1, whole genome shotgun sequence genome is shown below.
taatatgTGAAATTATAATATACTAACACCTAGAAAAGAGATtcgatttcaaaattaaatttacatacatacatacatacatacatacatacatacatacatacatacatacatacataattaagaaaaaattgtatctGAATTTGTGCAAATTTGGAGGAACTTTTgaagtgattttattttattttattttatttttaattgcgaAATTTTATCTACAGAAGTTATAAActataatcaaaattattaaaactaaagaccatttattaaaatatgtatcgaCCCACATATTGTTACCTTCACTTTGTAAAAACTTATTATGTACATTACTAGAAACTAGCTAGTTGGTTACTTGTATTTTActctcaattaaattttttaaaaatggatTTAATCATACTTTCTAAAATTTGTCTTCAAAAATAATGACCAAAATTCTtctaaaaatacgaaaaaaatattttatagtatttcCTTAGTGCTTTAGCAGATTTTTGttctttcaatataaaaatattttaatctttcattttattttagttttccaCAAAAACCAATTGAACGAAGTGGGTCAGCTCAATATGGAATTGCTGGAATACCTGGATCAAATACGTCTGGCTCTGAAAGTGGTGGATATGTTTATTTACAACAGCACTATGTTCCCACTTCGGCATCCACCAATTCGTCCAATTCAATACCTTATCCAGTGGACAACCAGCCATCTGTGGTCTTCCAACAACATCCACAGCACTACGCATCGTgccatcaacaacaacagcaacaacaacaattgcctATGAATTTTCATACTggtaatgttaatttttaaataattacgaATATGGCAACAAACttaccttttttaatttataggtGGAATACATTATGCTCATCACATTAATACACATGATCATGGTTATCATAAAAACCACCATCATCATATTCACGGACACCATCAACATCATTACCATCATGGGGGTGCTGTTGTTATAGCTGGTAGTGGTGTTGGGACTGGAATAGGCAGTGGTGGTACTTCACCTTCTTCAATGCACCATCAAAatgcgaataaaaaaaatacaattcgtAATGGCAGCGAAGTACTGAAACGATCCAGAACACAGTCTGCGTAAGTTATTAGATGCGCAAATTAAAGATATATATTTGTCATTGCTTGCAAATGGTTACAattgaattgtttatttaagaaatgtATACATTTGTGTTAGAAATTTAATCATATtatctatttttattataaatcgtTAAGCTATCGTTAGCGCTAAAATAACTTTTCAGCACTACTATCGATACCGCTAAAATACCGATACAGATAACTCTAAATACCGTTATCGCCAAAAAAATACCTATAAGAGATTTGCcacaggttttttttttaatttttcttaaaatagagACTTATTTTAACATCACAACAAAGCACATCAAAACAATGCAttaatatctataaaaattcaACAGTTCAGTTTGTGCTTGAGagtgttatataaaaaaagtaagagtACCCATCACCATGATGCGTTAAAAAAACAGTAAGTTTTCTTTTCCTAAAGATTTtcatgaatgaaatttttacaaaaacatgcgttaaaatgaaaacaaaaatggaaacagaaacatttttgacaaattaagcaaatttaaaaaaaagtcagcTGCTCAAATGagtctattttataaatttattttgatgctGTCAAGAAACTAaatggaatattttattttttgaaaaaaacttgcAAGTGAAAATTGTATAAGTTCCACAATTAGTTCTAGAACGCCTGTACTCGTTCTGTTTTAacgttgagaccaatgatttttattcgaaattgtcaccttcggaactggttctgaggaagcgTTATGAAGAATGAGTGTCGATTCTTTGGAACTTGttctttaaacaattatttttgttcgaatttATTAcgaatgtattaattttaatgttcgTACATGAATATTTCTGGACTCTGCCAAAAAACTTGCAAAACGTCCCCTTTTATGTTTCTCACTTGctgaagaacgaaaaattaccaaatagTAGCCCCCTTTTATAGGTGCTGCCCTTATCAGGTTCAACatgcttaatttaatgtttctaggttcattattatagaaaactcaaaaagaacCTTTGAAGTAGAAAAGTCCCttagcaaatttaaaaaatatctcatgaaaaacaaaaaagtcccaATTTATACGTTCCAATTTAATCCGTTACTACGTGTATAATTTCTTGTTTAAAGTCAATAACAAACCCCAACTTCTTCCTTAACGTGCTGTTCctactttgttttgttttaaaaaacgaCCAAGTacaagttatttataaaaataagtagcGTATTCCCCGAATGTACATATGTCTGATCAAATTATTGTAGATTCGGAACCCGAAGATAACTAGGAAATTTTAAGCGGAATAAAAAACCTATGTATACCATTCttacgaatgtgaagggtaCAGAGAGAAAATTCTTTTACTAAATTCCATGGAAATGAGTTAAGTTACTGTGAAGagcagaattttttgaaaactatagAGTTGTAGCTTGTTCGCTCGGAATTATAACTTAAGTAATTTTACAAATTGCGTTAAAGCTAATTGAATGTAAGACTAGTAACTGCCAAAATATGTGTACACAAAACTcagttttttattagaatttcatGGGTTAACCAACACCATTTATCAACACCATTTCCATTTGTCCAATATAAACTATTTAAGGGaacttttttttcattgaaaacatataaaaagaataaaattcgAGAAACAGACCTTACACATACGTACATCTGATATAACATAAATGTATAACATGTacctttaacaaaaacattcgATTGCTAAACTAATGTGAAATGGAATAAACTGGAAAATTTAGCACATTTTATTAACACAATTGTGTACAGGTGtttctataatttttgtatCAAATACAAACGTACATAAATGTATATGTCATACAATAAATTTGAATATGTTTAGCAGTACAGTATCGATGAATATATTAGGAAGAGTTTCATAAATAGGTCGCGAATTTTTAAAGGTGTTTCTTTCCAGTTTAAAATATCAACAACAGCCAATATAAGTTTTTCATGATAAATGATTCCTCAATGAATTCCCCACGTCTGAAATAAATTTTCCGTATTTTGTTCCGATAATGTAGTCATATTTATTttaccaataaatattttaattttcttcaaaatgtgaaaactcaataaaattcataataaataagtaaataagtaagataaatttaaacatattattgaattaaaaattatataaaatctttttactCTCCTGAAAACTAGATTTTTTGAGTTAGCACTTTTTGAATATAGTCGCCCCCTACTCTGCATTTTAATTCGaaacgatttttttcatttggcaACTATGGTATTTTGCATTTCTATTCAACTCTCAGTCACATTagtaacaatttacaaaaacgtAGGTACAATCGTAAATGAAATTTCTTCTTCAGTATTTTGTAGGAATACCTGTTTTCGATCGTTGCGTTAATTTAATCGAAACGCAGAATAGGAGTGAGTATCGCGATTGGAATCgaattgaatttgaaaaatattatatttttttatctgaattaagagaaaataaattattttaaatacatattaaaatgcagaaatataaattttcaatatttatatgctctagtatattattataaacaaaacttcgctacgtattcatattttttacaaacactGTCAGCGGTACTCacacatataaaattataaacttttatacataacatacatacatatgaatgtatatgtaaacgtgtgtttttgttataatataaaatcaaCAAACTTTTCTAGCTTGGaatgtttatatttcttttgtatgtattttggcAAAATGAACAACTGACGTGCGATAAATATTATCTTATCATTTACCTTACCTAAAGAAAGAAACTTTACAATGATAACCCATCCAGTCGCAAACAATTGTTagttgcaaaataattttagagATCATTTTTCTTCAACTTTCTATATCTGAATAATTGTACAATTGCAGTGATAGACAattgttttgtaataatttaaagaaatatttaatgtgTGCGTGTATTCGTTGTGTATTAGGTACGAACTTTCACAGGATTTGCTTGAGAAGCAAATTGAATTGCTGGAACGTAAATACGGCGGCGTACGTGCTCGAAACGCTGCAATTACAATTCAGAGAGCATTTCGTCATTACATGATGGTAAAAAAATTTGCGTCAATAACAGCAATGGCTAAAGCAGAAAAACGACTAAGTCGGCGCACAATGGTCGTTAGTGGCGCAGCAGCAGTTGATGATGCAGCGGTAGCTAATACGTCAATGTCTTCCGCATATAGTAGTAAAACCGAATCTCAATTAGAGTCAAATCAATCTAACACAGTGTCCGCTCAAGGAACTCAGCAGCAAATACAACCACGCGTTACTATAATGCCAGGTCCTCCCGGTAGTGTTGGCCACCAATCTTTGGCATCCGGCTCTAGGACCCCTCCAACGCGATCGTTATCGATGCGAGAGCGGCGACACGTAGATGGTGGCACAATACCACGCAGTCAATCAGGTAGTAACACATCTGCTTtaataatatctttaaaatataatttttaaataaatatttgaatattttaggcGCTTCCAACACTTCGGTCTCAAGTTCGGTGTCTACCGGTGTAACGGGATCAAGTCATCCTCATGTTAACTTGTTACATACAGCAGATCCCCATTACTATGCAGCTCATAGCTTAAGTGGTGGACAAATGGCAGCTTACTGTGGAAGTTATCACTCCGTACAGCACGATGGAAGTTTTGCAAGCTCGGCAAATAGTTCTCACTTGGATTCGTCACTCAACGTGTCTTGGGTAAATGCAAGTGGGACTTCTCCACATACACCATACTATTCGGCAGCTCAAATTTATATGAGGCCTCGCGGCTCATCAACTTCGTCGCAGGATCGAAAGAAAGTTCCACCAGAGGTGCCAAAGAGAACATCCTCAATAACTGCTCAGCAACATGCACAACATTTAGCTGCACAGCAGCAGCAACTCCAAATGCATCAACAAATGATGGTGATGCGACAAACTCCCCCGCCCCCTTCGCTAATACGTTCAAATGGCCTTTGTAAATCAGCTGAAAACGGTAGTCTAACGTCGGTGCAGAGTTCAGGCAGTGACTCGAGCGCTACTTCTGTAGAACGTAATGCCATTAGCGATTTGGGATCGGATCGCTCAAACTCTCCGAATACTTGGAAGCGAGGTACTAATCTCAACAGTTCACAGCAGTTTGTCCACACATCAGATCCAGCTTTTGCACACGCACAAAATTCAGCAGCCATGGCAGCTCTGGTAAGTGGTGTTGCACCTGTGGAAGACCATGCAATTTCATctcacactagtgctgctcagTATGAACACCACGAGCAACATGAGCATCAACAAATAATAGTAACCGCTACCCAAACTCCTCCCAATTACAAGGTATCTGAAACCATCCGCAAGCGCCAGTATCGTGTTGGTTTGAACCTCTTCAATAAGAAGCCAGAAAAGGGAATAACCTATCTAATACGTCGAGGTTTTCTAGAAAACACTCCTCAAGGCGTNNNNNNNNNNNNNNNNNNNNNNNNNNNNNNNNNNNNNNNNNNNNNNNNNNNNNNNNNNNNNNNNNNNNNNNNNNNNNNNNNNNNNNNNNNNNNNNNNNNNaaaataaaggaaaaataatcaagttttcaatttaaaatatttagaaaaacaatataaaaagaaatcaaaaataaatttatgataattaaatgttattctaaaaactaaaagatatttaaaaataaattcaaagtaTTCAGTTTTACACGTtttaaaaaaacagatttttaatattttgtgcaAAGTCCTTTTGCTCTTTTTATACGTTTAAGCGTACTTATGACCAAGGTCCTAATGATCCGGTGCGGAATACTAGACCACGCCGTTTGTACTCTTGACAAAAGTTCGTTTAGATTTCTTGTTACATTATCGAATTACGCAAGACGTTTTTTAACAAAGACCATGCATTGAGTTGGCCATTCCATcgtttgtatatataaataaaataaataatgcgcTGAAAGCCAATTATTTACTATTTTGCCGTATGCTTCGCACATTCTTTTACAAAATCTGGAATATTGGATTGAAAATGCTCAAATAATCCTGCTTTTTCATTATGCATCCAATTTTGCTAACCTTAACTAACCGAGATTCTACCAAATGAAACAAGCCCACAACATTGGACTACCACCCCCATGTTTCACCGCTTCTTTTACTTGGTGCTTTTTTAAGCTTTCATGAGGGCGGCGCCAGCAATCAGACTGAAAACGATTAGTCTTTGTTTCATTGGACCATATAACCCTTTTTCAGCCATCAATTTTTGCGATTCTTGCCAAATTTAAGATGATCCTTCACATTTTTTTCTGATAACGCTGGTGTTCTCTGCTTTACGGCTGATATAAAGCCAATTCTACGAAGAGCTCTCAGGGATGCCCATTCACTTAAGGGCTTATTTATGACGACAGGAGcctgtttttagtgtttttaccTGTTTGGATGTCAATAAACGCTTCATAGTTCTGGCATCTCTCTCCGAAAGCAAGAACGTCGACCTTTCTTAACCTCTGTTGtgcttatatttttatacccttcaccttcgtgagaagggtatatataagtttgtcattccgtttgttatttctataatataattttccgacgctataaagtatatttattctggatccttatagcggagtcgattaaaccatgtccgtctatctgtctgttcgtttggttgtctgtctgtatgtttgttgaaatcagtttttagaggaccccagatatcggcgagatccgaatcttcaataattNNNNNNNNNNNNNNNNNNNNNNNNNNNNNNNNNNNNNNNNNNNNNNNNNNNNNNNNNNNNNNNNNNNNNNNNNNNNNNNNNNNNNNNNNNNNNNNNNNNNCGCAAGCGCCAGTATCGTGTTGGTTTGAACCTCTTCAATAAGAAGCCAGAAAAGGGAATAACCTATCTAATACGTCGAGGTTTTCTAGAAAACACTCCTCAAGGCGTCGCCCGTTTTCTGATTACACGCAAAGGATTATCACGGCAAATGATAGGCGAATATTtaggaaatttacaaaatcagTTTAATATGGCCGTACTTAATTGCTTCGCCATGGAACTGGATTTGTCTGGCATGCAGGTTGATGTTGCGTTACGGAAATTTCAAGCTTATTTCCGCATGCCCGGCGAAGCGCAAAAAATCGAAAGGCTTATGGAGATATTTTCGCAGCGTTTCTGTCAATGTAATCAAGACATTGTGGGCCGACTAAGATCATCAGATACGGTAAGTTCTCCATTAACATTACTATGcacaaatttgttaaagaaaaattaaaaataaatattttatctgTTTCAGATCTTTGTACTAGCGTTTGCTATCATTATGCTAAACACCGACTTACATACCCCCAATTTAAAACCAGAGCGACGTATGCGTGTGGAGgactttataaaaaatcttcgtGGCATTGATGATTGCCACGACATCGACAAAGATATGTTGGCTGGAATATATGAACGAGTTAAAGCTAATGAATTCAAACCTGGCAGTGACCATGTGACTCAAGTGATGAAGGTTCAAGCAACAATTGTAGGAAAAAAGCCAAACCTCGCATTGCCGCATCGCCGCCTAGTGTGTTATTGTCGCCTTTACGAAATTCCCGATATCAACAAAAAAGAACGACCCGGTGTTCACCAACGTGAGGTGTTTCTTTTTAACGATCTGCTAgtcattacaaaaatattcagcAAGAAAAAATCATCGGTAACATACACATTTCGCAATAGTTTCCCACTATGTGGAATGGTTGTTACACTCTTGGATGTGCCCAACTATCCCTTCTGTATACAACTATCGCAAAAAGTCGATGGAAAGATTCTTGTTACTTTCAATGCTCGCAACGAGCACGATCGATGCAAGTTTGCAGAAGACCTCAAAGAATCTATTTGTGAAATGGATGAAATGGAGTCTCTGCGAATTGAAGCCGAACTTGAACGCCAAAAATCAGCGCGATCGCGTGCCACAGGAAATTCGGAAAATCGAGATAGTGGTGTGGCAGATGTTGAGGTATGTCCCTGCCCCTACCAAACACCACAAGCCAACGAGCCTGCACAAAATCCAACAGAAAACACACAGCAATTGAAGCGAAGTGCCCTAAGCAATAGTTTGTTGGACATACATGAACAGTGTAAGTATTGATTCGTTCATCAAtttcatacatacgtacataaatacatacatacatacattcatacatacatacatacatacatacatacatacatacatacataaataccaGGTGctgtttttaaatacaattttttttacaaattttacaaattaaagtttatcaaaatgtcaaaaagaaccgttgaaacatattttatttgtatattttttatcaaagcataataattttgttgagtagttttaatattatttaataaaatactaaattttcagtaaaacgacaaaataaaaattttcaaataaaattaaaaatattatagtgtagatacaaaatgttataaaacttactgaaaatacggatggaaaattaaaaattgttttttttaattttttgaaaattttcaaaacgattggattttttcggtttattttatttaaacaaagaaaaaaatacaaacaaatttgaataaaaacagaaataaaattaaaatttacgtttttttatgtttcattttatttcaaatctgagaattataaattttagaattatcaattttaaagatgctgtttattctttataaataagttatttataattattaatttcttttattttttataaaaaaaattatatgaaaataattataatagtttaacacagaaaataataaaaaaactatacataaaACTATCCAATAATCTGTACTTTTTATTATAGTTGGTGGCGATAAACCCCAAAGACGTGGCAGTGTTGGCTCTCTAGACAGTGGTATGTCAATATCATTTCAATCGACTACAACCAGTAATGCATCACGTGAAAATGCCGCTGTTATAGCAGCTGCAGCAAATGCTGCCGCCGCTAAAATGAGATTGGGCACGACTGCGACTGCACCTGCTGGTGGCTTATATATCGCGCCAGGTGTTCAGGGTTATAATCAAATTGCTTATATTCAACAACAACATCCGCATATTATGCAACAACAGCATCAGATTCAGCAAAATTCGCAACATCAACAATCTCAGGCACCAGCAACTGGTCGTATACCCGGACGTGAGAGAAAACTTTCCCGTTCCGAGGAAAACAGATCGACTGAAgtttaaaaagaataatattgaaattctttaaatatgttttatatcatCGTCTCTTCTAACTCATAAACCCACATGCATCCCTTAATAATCTAAttcagaaaaactaaaaattttgttttgtcgaATACATCATATAATACGATGTACATATTACTCTTTCTCATACAGTTTTGTAATATTGGTttcgataaaaatatattctacatatacatacattcatacatatatagacacatatatttaatataaaaccttGTCTTCAAAatgatataattattattattattttttttttttttttgtaaattagcATTTAAGTATTATctacatatatgcatatatataggtacacacacatacttacatacaaaaataaattaattaaaaagtaaaataaaaacatttctatgaactaaactatcaactaatattattataaaataacaaaaaaaatattctatattcatatgtaattgtgtatgtatgtttcgaTGGATTATATACCTACATACacttgtttgtatgtatgcatttatgtccatatacatatatatttatatattaatttacatGTACATCTATTTATCTgtattattttagtaaatattaataatcctaaacatgttttgtatatattttaattgacacaaaagcattaaaaagcaatttaaatgaaaaagtgaaattagtatgtttttcttcaaatatattatattaacatTAATACAAAAAGACTACAAAACTTTATTGAGAACAATAACGACACTGCAAAGCAGTCTGAATATCGACATGTTGGAGGAGTTGGGATGTTTTTCAATAAGCAAGTATttaggttttaaaaataaatttatatatcctgaaaattatcagtttttttataaattttattttggtttaattttggAAAACCATAATATTTACAAGAGGagttaacatgttttaatttgtaatataaatcGAATTTAAATCAAAGTAAATAAACGTATAACTAAAACATACTTCATTTATCACTTGTCTAATTTTTTGAAGCCTcgttttgcaaaagaaaattttaagcacAAGTCAAAGTTATGGGTAGTGCACTAAATTTGCGGTTTTCCCTAATGTTAGCGATAGTGTAAGATTTTATACTATCACTAATATTTATGGTTAGTTGAAAAATTACATCCTCACTAAGCAATAGTGGTAGTGGTACAAGAaagtttttcactaaaattaatttagtgaTTGTGAAAAACCTCTGTTAACAGCTTAGTGCAATTTTTTTTCTCCACTAACAGAATAGTGATTTTTTGAGTAgttgttaaaatatgtttccctaacaatatagtaaaaaaatagtggaaaataaaaatttcgtcaCTATAGTG
Proteins encoded:
- the LOC111681979 gene encoding IQ motif and SEC7 domain-containing protein 1 isoform X3, which gives rise to MSETDLYDKPNSESFLQYGSEKQPPPIVVVVGDGRSRVRKVVRTATRHVTVVSYSTRHKETKTHTSHHVTTVSFPQKPIERSGSAQYGIAGIPGSNTSGSESGGYVYLQQHYVPTSASTNSSNSIPYPVDNQPSVVFQQHPQHYASCHQQQQQQQQLPMNFHTGGIHYAHHINTHDHGYHKNHHHHIHGHHQHHYHHGGAVVIAGSGVGTGIGSGGTSPSSMHHQNANKKNTIRNGSEVLKRSRTQSAYELSQDLLEKQIELLERKYGGVRARNAAITIQRAFRHYMMVKKFASITAMAKAEKRLSRRTMVVSGAAAVDDAAVANTSMSSAYSSKTESQLESNQSNTVSAQGTQQQIQPRVTIMPGPPGSVGHQSLASGSRTPPTRSLSMRERRHVDGGTIPRSQSGASNTSVSSSVSTGVTGSSHPHVNLLHTADPHYYAAHSLSGGQMAAYCGSYHSVQHDGSFASSANSSHLDSSLNVSWVNASGTSPHTPYYSAAQIYMRPRGSSTSSQDRKKVPPEVPKRTSSITAQQHAQHLAAQQQQLQMHQQMMVMRQTPPPPSLIRSNGLCKSAENGSLTSVQSSGSDSSATSVERNAISDLGSDRSNSPNTWKRGTNLNSSQQFVHTSDPAFAHAQNSAAMAALVSGVAPVEDHAISSHTSAAQYEHHEQHEHQQIIVTATQTPPNYKVSETIRKRQYRVGLNLFNKKPEKGITYLIRRGFLENTPQGVARFLITRKGLSRQMIGEYLGNLQNQFNMAVLNCFAMELDLSGMQVDVALRKFQAYFRMPGEAQKIERLMEIFSQRFCQCNQDIVGRLRSSDTIFVLAFAIIMLNTDLHTPNLKPERRMRVEDFIKNLRGIDDCHDIDKDMLAGIYERVKANEFKPGSDHVTQVMKVQATIVGKKPNLALPHRRLVCYCRLYEIPDINKKERPGVHQREVFLFNDLLVITKIFSKKKSSVTYTFRNSFPLCGMVVTLLDVPNYPFCIQLSQKVDGKILVTFNARNEHDRCKFAEDLKESICEMDEMESLRIEAELERQKSARSRATGNSENRDSGVADVEVCPCPYQTPQANEPAQNPTENTQQLKRSALSNSLLDIHEQFGGDKPQRRGSVGSLDSGMSISFQSTTTSNASRENAAVIAAAANAAAAKMRLGTTATAPAGGLYIAPGVQGYNQIAYIQQQHPHIMQQQHQIQQNSQHQQSQAPATGRIPGRERKLSRSEENRSTEV
- the LOC111681979 gene encoding IQ motif and SEC7 domain-containing protein 1 isoform X7 yields the protein MSETDLYDKPNSESFLQYGSEKQPPPIVVVVGDGRSRVRKVVRTATRHVTVVSYSTRHKETKTHTSHHVTTVSFPQKPIERSGSAQYGIAGIPGSNTSGSESGGYVYLQQHYVPTSASTNSSNSIPYPVDNQPSVVFQQHPQHYASCHQQQQQQQQLPMNFHTGGIHYAHHINTHDHGYHKNHHHHIHGHHQHHYHHGGAVVIAGSGVGTGIGSGGTSPSSMHHQNANKKNTIRNGSEVLKRSRTQSAYELSQDLLEKQIELLERKYGGVRARNAAITIQRAFRHYMMVKKFASITAMAKAEKRLSRRTMVVSGAAAVDDAAVANTSMSSAYSSKTESQLESNQSNTVSAQGTQQQIQPRVTIMPGPPGSVGHQSLASGSRTPPTRSLSMRERRHVDGGTIPRSQSGASNTSVSSSVSTGVTGSSHPHVNLLHTADPHYYAAHSLSGGQMAAYCGSYHSVQHDGSFASSANSSHLDSSLNVSWVNASGTSPHTPYYSAAQIYMRPRGSSTSSQDRKKVPPEVPKRTSSITAQQHAQHLAAQQQQLQMHQQMMVMRQTPPPPSLIRSNGLCKSAENGSLTSVQSSGSDSSATSVERNAISDLGSDRSNSPNTWKRGTNLNSSQQFVHTSDPAFAHAQNSAAMAALVSGVAPVEDHAISSHTSAAQYEHHEQHEHQQIIVTATQTPPNYKVSETIRKRQYRVGLNLFNKKPEKGITYLIRRGFLENTPQGVARFLITRKGLSRQMIGEYLGNLQNQFNMAVLNCFAMELDLSGMQVDVALRKFQAYFRMPGEAQKIERLMEIFSQRFCQCNQDIVGRLRSSDTIFVLAFAIIMLNTDLHTPNLKPERRMRVEDFIKNLRGIDDCHDIDKDMLAGIYERVKANEFKPGSDHVTQVMKVQATIVGKKPNLALPHRRLVCYCRLYEIPDINKKERPGVHQREVFLFNDLLVITKIFSKKKSSVTYTFRNSFPLCGMVVTLLDVPNYPFCIQLSQKVDGKILVTFNARNEHDRCKFAEDLKESICEMDEMESLRIEAELERQKSARSRATGNSENRDSGVADVEVCPCPYQTPQANEPAQNPTENTQQLKRSALSNSLLDIHEQFGGDKPQRRGSVGSLDSGMSISFQSTTTSNASRENAAVIAAAANAAAAKMRLGTTATAPAGGLYIAPGVQGYNQIAYIQQQHPHIMQQQHQIQQNSQHQQSQAPATGRIPGRERKLSRSEENRSTEV
- the LOC111681979 gene encoding IQ motif and SEC7 domain-containing protein 1 isoform X4 translates to MIICISGFIIGESFPQKPIERSGSAQYGIAGIPGSNTSGSESGGYVYLQQHYVPTSASTNSSNSIPYPVDNQPSVVFQQHPQHYASCHQQQQQQQQLPMNFHTGGIHYAHHINTHDHGYHKNHHHHIHGHHQHHYHHGGAVVIAGSGVGTGIGSGGTSPSSMHHQNANKKNTIRNGSEVLKRSRTQSAYELSQDLLEKQIELLERKYGGVRARNAAITIQRAFRHYMMVKKFASITAMAKAEKRLSRRTMVVSGAAAVDDAAVANTSMSSAYSSKTESQLESNQSNTVSAQGTQQQIQPRVTIMPGPPGSVGHQSLASGSRTPPTRSLSMRERRHVDGGTIPRSQSGASNTSVSSSVSTGVTGSSHPHVNLLHTADPHYYAAHSLSGGQMAAYCGSYHSVQHDGSFASSANSSHLDSSLNVSWVNASGTSPHTPYYSAAQIYMRPRGSSTSSQDRKKVPPEVPKRTSSITAQQHAQHLAAQQQQLQMHQQMMVMRQTPPPPSLIRSNGLCKSAENGSLTSVQSSGSDSSATSVERNAISDLGSDRSNSPNTWKRGTNLNSSQQFVHTSDPAFAHAQNSAAMAALVSGVAPVEDHAISSHTSAAQYEHHEQHEHQQIIVTATQTPPNYKVSETIRKRQYRVGLNLFNKKPEKGITYLIRRGFLENTPQGVARFLITRKGLSRQMIGEYLGNLQNQFNMAVLNCFAMELDLSGMQVDVALRKFQAYFRMPGEAQKIERLMEIFSQRFCQCNQDIVGRLRSSDTIFVLAFAIIMLNTDLHTPNLKPERRMRVEDFIKNLRGIDDCHDIDKDMLAGIYERVKANEFKPGSDHVTQVMKVQATIVGKKPNLALPHRRLVCYCRLYEIPDINKKERPGVHQREVFLFNDLLVITKIFSKKKSSVTYTFRNSFPLCGMVVTLLDVPNYPFCIQLSQKVDGKILVTFNARNEHDRCKFAEDLKESICEMDEMESLRIEAELERQKSARSRATGNSENRDSGVADVEVCPCPYQTPQANEPAQNPTENTQQLKRSALSNSLLDIHEQFGGDKPQRRGSVGSLDSGMSISFQSTTTSNASRENAAVIAAAANAAAAKMRLGTTATAPAGGLYIAPGVQGYNQIAYIQQQHPHIMQQQHQIQQNSQHQQSQAPATGRIPGRERKLSRSEENRSTEV
- the LOC111681979 gene encoding IQ motif and SEC7 domain-containing protein 1 isoform X6, with translation MNFHTGGIHYAHHINTHDHGYHKNHHHHIHGHHQHHYHHGGAVVIAGSGVGTGIGSGGTSPSSMHHQNANKKNTIRNGSEVLKRSRTQSAYELSQDLLEKQIELLERKYGGVRARNAAITIQRAFRHYMMVKKFASITAMAKAEKRLSRRTMVVSGAAAVDDAAVANTSMSSAYSSKTESQLESNQSNTVSAQGTQQQIQPRVTIMPGPPGSVGHQSLASGSRTPPTRSLSMRERRHVDGGTIPRSQSGASNTSVSSSVSTGVTGSSHPHVNLLHTADPHYYAAHSLSGGQMAAYCGSYHSVQHDGSFASSANSSHLDSSLNVSWVNASGTSPHTPYYSAAQIYMRPRGSSTSSQDRKKVPPEVPKRTSSITAQQHAQHLAAQQQQLQMHQQMMVMRQTPPPPSLIRSNGLCKSAENGSLTSVQSSGSDSSATSVERNAISDLGSDRSNSPNTWKRGTNLNSSQQFVHTSDPAFAHAQNSAAMAALVSGVAPVEDHAISSHTSAAQYEHHEQHEHQQIIVTATQTPPNYKVSETIRKRQYRVGLNLFNKKPEKGITYLIRRGFLENTPQGVARFLITRKGLSRQMIGEYLGNLQNQFNMAVLNCFAMELDLSGMQVDVALRKFQAYFRMPGEAQKIERLMEIFSQRFCQCNQDIVGRLRSSDTIFVLAFAIIMLNTDLHTPNLKPERRMRVEDFIKNLRGIDDCHDIDKDMLAGIYERVKANEFKPGSDHVTQVMKVQATIVGKKPNLALPHRRLVCYCRLYEIPDINKKERPGVHQREVFLFNDLLVITKIFSKKKSSVTYTFRNSFPLCGMVVTLLDVPNYPFCIQLSQKVDGKILVTFNARNEHDRCKFAEDLKESICEMDEMESLRIEAELERQKSARSRATGNSENRDSGVADVEVCPCPYQTPQANEPAQNPTENTQQLKRSALSNSLLDIHEQFGGDKPQRRGSVGSLDSGMSISFQSTTTSNASRENAAVIAAAANAAAAKMRLGTTATAPAGGLYIAPGVQGYNQIAYIQQQHPHIMQQQHQIQQNSQHQQSQAPATGRIPGRERKLSRSEENRSTEV